Proteins found in one Camelus bactrianus isolate YW-2024 breed Bactrian camel chromosome 5, ASM4877302v1, whole genome shotgun sequence genomic segment:
- the UBXN4 gene encoding UBX domain-containing protein 4 has protein sequence MLWFQGAIPAAIASAKRSGAVFVVFVAGDDEQSTQMAASWEDEKVTEASSNSFVAIKIDTKSEACLQFSQIYPVVCVPSSFFIGDSGIPLEVIAGSVSADELVTRIHKVRQMHSLKCETPVANGSQSESSVSTPSTSFEHNNTSENCQSQNGELCETPPTSLDTKSDSATGGESSGHTTLSQAPSGCSNQRPIEDLTVRVERLTKKLEERREEKRKEEEQREIKKEIERRKTGKEMLDYKRKQEEELTKRMLEERNREKAEDRAARERIKQQIALDRAERAARFAKTKEEVEAAKAAALLTKQAEMEIKRDSSTRERSTVARIQFRLPDGSSFTNQFPSDAPLEEARQFAAQTVGNTYGNFSLATMFPRREFTKEDYKKKLLDLELAPSASVVLLPAGRPAASMVHSSSGDFWTFLGTVLYPFLAIWRLISNFLFSNPPPAQTSVRASSEPSNLASSNNSEKREPVRKRVLEKRGEDFKKEGKIYRLRTQDDGEDENNTWNGNSTQQM, from the exons GTGATGATGAGCAGTCTACACAGATGGCTGCAagttgggaagatgagaaagtgaCAGAAGCATCTTCAAACAGTTTTGTTGCTATTAAAATCGATACCAAAAG TGAAGCCTGCCTACAGTTTTCACAAATCT ATCCTGTAGTGTGTGTTCCATCCAGTTTCTTTATTGGAGACAGTGGAATTCCCTTGGAAGTAATAGCAGGAAGTGTTTCGGCAGATGAACTTGTTACCAGAATCCACAAGGTTCGGCAG ATGCACTCATTAAAATGTGAAACACCAGTGGCAAATGGCAGCCAGTCAGAAAGTTCAGTCTCTACTCCATCCACCTCGTTTGAACATAACAACACTTCTGAAAACTGTCAGTCCCAAAATGGAGAGCTTTGTGAGACACCACCCACTTCTCTTGATACAAAGTCAGATTCTGCAACAG gAGGAGAAAGTTCAGGCCATACCACTCTGTCTCAGGCACCTAGTGGATGTTCAAATCAGAGACCTATAGAGGACCTCACCGTCAGAGTTGAAAG ACTAACCAAAAAActtgaagaaaggagagaagagaaaaggaaagaggaagagcag AGAGAGATTAAGAAGGAAattgagagaaggaaaactggaaaagaaatgttggattataaaagaaagcaagaagAGGAACTAACAAAAAGAATGTtagaggaaagaaacagagaaaaggcagaagacagggcagctCGAGAGCGTATAAAACAGCAGATTGCGCTG GACCGTGCAGAGAGAGCTGCTCGTTTTGCAAAGACAAAGGAAGAGGTAGAAGCTGCTAAAGCTGCTGCCTTGCTGACCAAACAGGCAGAAATGGAAATCAAGAGAGACTCTTCCACGAGAGAAAGAAG caCTGTTGCAAGAATTCAGTTTCGTCTTCCTGATGGTTCTTCCTTTACAAATCAGTTCCCTTCTGATGCTCCTTTAGAAGAAGCAAGGCAGTTTGCTGCACAG ACTGTTGGCAACACTTACGGTAATTTTTCATTAGCAACAATGTTTCCCAGGAGGGAATTTACCAAAGAAGACTATAAAAAGAAATTACTGGATTTGGAACTTGCCCCAAGTGCTTCAGTGGTACTATTGCca GCAGGAAGACCAGCTGCATCCATGGTACATTCTTCCAGTGGAGACTTTTGGACGTTTCTGGGGACAGTACTCTACCCATTCCTTGCCATCTGGAGACTGATTAGCAACTTCTTATTTAGTAATCCTCCTCCTGCACAGACTTCGGTGAGAGCATCGTCAGAACCCTCAAACCTTGCATCGTCTAACAACTCAGAAAAAAG AGAACCAGTCAGAAAAAGAGTGCTGGAGAAACGAGGGGAAGACTTTAAAAAGGAGGGGAAGATATACAGATTGAGGACTCAAGACGATGGTGAAGATGAAAATAACACTTGGAATGGAAATTCTACTCAACAGATGTAG